TCATCAGAACATCCGGCGGGATCGGAAAGATCGAGCTTTCCAAAAAGGCCACCACGGCCAGCGCCCAAAGTGCGTGTGGCGTGTTGGCCAGCCCCATAGTCCAGTCGTAAAGCCGTTTGATCATGCTCGTGCCCTTATTCCTTATCCCTGTCGAAACATGCGCGTGGCCCGAGGTCAAGTGAGCTGTTCTTGATGTCGGTGGCTAAGGCGGTAAACTGACCGTGAAGGCTTATACGGTAATTGGGTAGGAGAGTTCCGGAATGAAATGGCAGGGTCGGCGTACAAGCCGCAACATCGAAGACCGCAGACGTTCAGGGGGCGGTAAAGCGCAGGTCGGCGGTCTTGGGCTTCTGGCCATTCTGGCGATCGGCTATTTCATGGGAGTGGATGTCACGCCCTTGTTGCAGGGCGGCGGTGTCGCTGGCGGCAATGGCGGCGGCGAGATCACCGAGGCCGACCGGCAAGCAGGCGAATTCGTTTCGGTAACGTTGGCAGACACCGAAGAGGTCTGGGCCGATCTGTTTCGTACCCAAGTGGGCGACACCTATAACCCCGTCACGCTGGTTTTGTATAAAGGTGTGACGCAAAGCCCCTGTGGAGGGGCGTCTGGCGCAACCGGCCCGTTTTATTGCCCCGGAGATCGCAAGGTCTATTTGGATACAGCGTTTTTCACCACCATGTCCCGCAAGCTGGGGGCCAGCGGAGATTTCGCAGCGGCCTATGTGGTTGCCCACGAGGTCGCCCATCACGTGCAGAACGAACTTGGTATTCTGATGCAGGCCAACCGCGTTCGCCAACAGGTCAGTCAGGAAGAAAGCAACGCAATCTCGGTCAGGATCGAGCTGCAGGCCGATTGTTTCTCGGGCATTTGGGCGCGTGAAGCTCAGGCGCGGTTTGGATCGTTAGAACGGGGTGATATTGCCGAAGCGATGAATGCCGCCCGCCAGATCGGGGACGATACATTGCAACGCAATGCCGGTCGCGTTCCGATGCCGCACACGTTTACGCACGGCACCTCGGTACAGCGCGAACGCTGGTTCGAGCGAGGATTGGAAAGCGGCGATATGCGCGTTTGCGACACGTTCTCTGCGCGCCCGCTGTGATTCCTATTTAGTTTCACTGCTTGATGCGGATCGTAAATGACGACCGGTGGAATGCAGGTTTACCCGCAGGTAAATCGTAGAAATACTCTGCTTTCAGATATAATGTTGCGAACGCAACGAGTTTTGGTTACAAAAATTTCAGCGACAGGATCAAACAAAGCCGACCGTGTGGTCAAAAAAGCTTGCACGAGTCAGCCGAGCCTGTTTGTATTGATATCAATTGTCGGGGCAGGTGCCTTGGCAGCTGATACACACTCGCGTTGGGAGGAAGCGAAATGAAACTTACCATGAAAGCCACCTTGGCCGGTGCCTTTGCACTTGGACTGAGTGCAACCGCCAGCTTTGCACAGGACGTGACGCTGCGCTGCCAGCACTTCCTGCCGCCGAAGGGCTCAACCCCGCTATACTTCATGGCGCCGTGGGCCGAGAAAATCGAGAAAGACTCGGGTGGCCGCATCAAGGTTGAACTTTATCCGGCAATGCAGCTGGGCGGTAAACCGCAGGCTCTGTACGACCAGATCCGCGATGGCGTGATCGACTGTGGCTGGGCCCTGCCTGCCTATACTCCGGGCCGCTTCCCGGAAGCTGAAGCCTTCGAACTGCCGTTCATGACCTCGCGCAATGCTGCGGCGTCGTCGAAAGCAGCTTGGGAATTCTCGGAAAAGTATCTGATGGAGCGTATGGGCGACGTCAAACTGCTGGCCGTTCACGTACACGGCCCGGGCGTTATCCACAAAAAAGGCGAGCCGGTCATGGCTCTGTCCGACTTTGACGGTCTGAAACTGCGCGGCCCGTCGCGTCAGGCAAACGCCCTGTTTGAAACGCTGGGTGCAACGCCCGTTGGCATGCCTCTGCCGACCTTCCCGGAAAGCCTGTCAAAAGGCGTTGTTGAAGGTGGCGTTATTCCGTGGGAAATCGTTCCGCCGCTGAAAGTGCATGAACTGGCAGACAGCCACACCGAAATCCCCGGTGACCGTTCGCTGTACAACACCTTCTTCATCTGGGCGATGAACAAAGACACCTATGCTGGTCTGCCGGATGATCTGAAAGCCGTCATCGACGCGAACTCGGGTCTGGAAGCATCGGCTTGGGCAGGTGCGTCCTTCGACAAAGGTGACGTCATCGGTCGCGAGATCGTTGCAGGCACCGACAACAAGATCCACGAACTGGACCCGGCTCTGGTGGCTGAAATCCGCGCCATGGGTGACAAGCAGGTTGAAGCCTGGGCTGCTGACATGACCTCGAAAGGCCTGGACGGCGAAGGTATGGTTGCACTGGCGAAAGAGCTGGTTGCGAAATACTCGGACCAGTGATCTGGTAAAAAACACAGCTCCGGGTGGCCTGATGGGCTGCCCGGAGTTTTTCTTTGAAGTACAGGCATCAAGGCCCGTACTGAACCGTTAGAAGGGGGAAGGTCGTGGCAATCGCGAAATCTGCCGAGCTCCGGGTGGGGCGTATCATGGAATTTCTAAGCCGCTGGATGGCGTACTCGGGTGGTGCTGTGCTGGTTGGCATAGCCATGACCACAGTGGTCTCAATCATCGGGCGGGCGTTATCGGGCTATGGCCTGACGCCGGTCAAAGGCGACTTCGAGATCGTCGAGATGGGCTGTGCCATTGCCGTGTTCGCCTTCATGCCGTGGTGCCAGTTCAAACGTGGCCACGTTACGGTTGATATCTTCATCACACGACTTCCTGAGCGCATCCAAGCTTTGCTTGGTTTCATCGGAGACCTTTTCCTGACGGGCGCGGCCTTCATCATCCTGTGGCGGCTGTGGCTGGGCTTTGGCGAAAAGTTCCCCTTCGGGTCTGACGCGATCCGTGGCGTTTTTGGCATGGGGTCGAAACCTTTCTTCGCCGAAAGCACCTATGAATTGGAAGTTCCTCTGTGGATTCCCTTTGGCCTGTGTCTGATCGGCGCAGCTTTCTTCCTTGTGGTCGCCATCTATACGATGTGGCGATCCTTCAACTGGGTTCTTGATGGTAAGGAACAACGCGTATGACCGGAATTGAACTCGCGATTATCGCCTTTGCGCTGATGCTTCTGGCGATCTTCCTGCGCCTACCAATTGGTCTGGCCATGGGTCTGACCGGCTTTTTTGGCATCTGGTACATGATGGGGCGTCCGTCGGTGACGCTGAGCCAGCTGAAGACACTGTCTTACGACACATTCTCAAGCTATTCGCTGTCGATCGTGCCGCTGTTCCTGCTGATGGGGCAGTTTGCGACCAAGTCCGGCATGTCCGGAGCATTGTTTAATGCGGCCTCAGACTGGCTGGGGCACCGCAAGGGCGGCGTGGCCATGGCTGCCGTTGGTGCTTGTGCGGGCTTTGGTGCTGTGTGTGGGTCGTCGCTTGCGACTGCCTCGACGATGGGGCAGGTGGCTTTGCCCGAGATGCGCAAACGCGGCTATTCTGACGCACTGTCGACCGGCGTTCTGGCCGCAGGTGGTACGCTGGGTATCCTGATCCCCCCGTCGGTCATTCTGGTGATCTACGCGATCCTGACGGAACAGAACATCGTGAAGATGTTCATTGCGGCACTGGTGCCGGGCATTCTGGCGGCTCTTGGTTATATGCTGACCGTGGCTGTGATGGTGCGCATCAATCCCGACAGTGCCACGACCGCAGAACGTGTGCCCTATATCGAGAGATTCAAAACACTCCTGTCGATCTGGCCGGTTGTGGTGATCTTCGGTCTGGTCATGGGCGGTATCGCTGGTGACTGGAACTGGTCGAAAGTGGGCGTGCAAGCGTTGTTCACCCCGACCGAGGGTGCAGCTGTTGGCGCTGTTGCAACTGGCCTTTACGGTGTGATGACCGGCGGTCTGACGTGGAAAGGCTTCCTCGATAGCGTTCTGGCGACCGCGCAGTCCACCGCAATGATCTTCTTCATCGTGCTAGGCGCGCAGATTTTCAACTCGTTCCTGGCCTTTACCCAAGCCCCGCAGATGCTGGCCGAGTGGGTGACCGCACAAGGCTATGCGCCTTTGCTGGTATTGACGCTGATGCTGATCGCCTATCTCGTCTTCGGCTGCGTCATGGACAGCCTGTCGATGATCCTTCTGACCATTCCGATCTTCTATCCGATCATCGAAGTGCTGGACTTTGGCCTGACCCCAGAAGAGGCAGGAATCTGGTTCGGTATCCTTGCCTTGATCGTGGTCGAGGTCGGCTTGATCACGCCGCCGGTTGGCATGAATCTGTTCATCATCAACTCGATGGCGCGCGACATCCCGATGAGTGCGACCTATCGCGGCGTTGCTCCGTTCGTGCTGTCTGACCTGATCCGCGTGGTTGTACTGGTGGCCTTCCCGGGCATCACGCTCTGGCTGGTCGGGGTCCTGTTC
The Aliiroseovarius pelagivivens DNA segment above includes these coding regions:
- a CDS encoding TRAP transporter small permease, whose translation is MAIAKSAELRVGRIMEFLSRWMAYSGGAVLVGIAMTTVVSIIGRALSGYGLTPVKGDFEIVEMGCAIAVFAFMPWCQFKRGHVTVDIFITRLPERIQALLGFIGDLFLTGAAFIILWRLWLGFGEKFPFGSDAIRGVFGMGSKPFFAESTYELEVPLWIPFGLCLIGAAFFLVVAIYTMWRSFNWVLDGKEQRV
- a CDS encoding TRAP transporter substrate-binding protein — encoded protein: MKLTMKATLAGAFALGLSATASFAQDVTLRCQHFLPPKGSTPLYFMAPWAEKIEKDSGGRIKVELYPAMQLGGKPQALYDQIRDGVIDCGWALPAYTPGRFPEAEAFELPFMTSRNAAASSKAAWEFSEKYLMERMGDVKLLAVHVHGPGVIHKKGEPVMALSDFDGLKLRGPSRQANALFETLGATPVGMPLPTFPESLSKGVVEGGVIPWEIVPPLKVHELADSHTEIPGDRSLYNTFFIWAMNKDTYAGLPDDLKAVIDANSGLEASAWAGASFDKGDVIGREIVAGTDNKIHELDPALVAEIRAMGDKQVEAWAADMTSKGLDGEGMVALAKELVAKYSDQ
- the ypfJ gene encoding KPN_02809 family neutral zinc metallopeptidase, coding for MKWQGRRTSRNIEDRRRSGGGKAQVGGLGLLAILAIGYFMGVDVTPLLQGGGVAGGNGGGEITEADRQAGEFVSVTLADTEEVWADLFRTQVGDTYNPVTLVLYKGVTQSPCGGASGATGPFYCPGDRKVYLDTAFFTTMSRKLGASGDFAAAYVVAHEVAHHVQNELGILMQANRVRQQVSQEESNAISVRIELQADCFSGIWAREAQARFGSLERGDIAEAMNAARQIGDDTLQRNAGRVPMPHTFTHGTSVQRERWFERGLESGDMRVCDTFSARPL
- a CDS encoding TRAP transporter large permease codes for the protein MTGIELAIIAFALMLLAIFLRLPIGLAMGLTGFFGIWYMMGRPSVTLSQLKTLSYDTFSSYSLSIVPLFLLMGQFATKSGMSGALFNAASDWLGHRKGGVAMAAVGACAGFGAVCGSSLATASTMGQVALPEMRKRGYSDALSTGVLAAGGTLGILIPPSVILVIYAILTEQNIVKMFIAALVPGILAALGYMLTVAVMVRINPDSATTAERVPYIERFKTLLSIWPVVVIFGLVMGGIAGDWNWSKVGVQALFTPTEGAAVGAVATGLYGVMTGGLTWKGFLDSVLATAQSTAMIFFIVLGAQIFNSFLAFTQAPQMLAEWVTAQGYAPLLVLTLMLIAYLVFGCVMDSLSMILLTIPIFYPIIEVLDFGLTPEEAGIWFGILALIVVEVGLITPPVGMNLFIINSMARDIPMSATYRGVAPFVLSDLIRVVVLVAFPGITLWLVGVLF